One window from the genome of Balaenoptera musculus isolate JJ_BM4_2016_0621 chromosome 3, mBalMus1.pri.v3, whole genome shotgun sequence encodes:
- the ZBED8 gene encoding protein ZBED8 — protein sequence MSKKRKWDDDYIRYWFTCTTEVDGTQRPQCVLCNSVFSNADLRPSKLSDHFNRQHGGIGGHDLNSLKHVPTPSDQSETLKAFGVASQEDTLLQASYQFAYLCAKEKNPHTIAEKLVKPCALEIAQIVLGPDAQKKLQQVSLSDDVIHSRIDEMSQDILQQVLEDIKASPLKVGIQLAETTDMDDCSQLMAFVRYIKEREIVEEFLFCEPLQLTVKGKDVFNLFRDFFLKHKIALDVCGSVCTDGASSILGENSEFVSCMKKEVPHIVITHCLLNPHELVTKTLPTKLRDALFTVVRVINFIKGRAPNHRLFQAFFEEIGIEYSVLLFHTEMRWLSRGQILTHIFEMYEEINQFLHHQSSNLVDGFENKEFKIHLAYLADLFKHLNELSASMQRTGMNTVSAREKLSAFVRKFPFWLKRIEKRNFTNFPFLEEIVVSDNEALCIAAEITVHLQQMSNFFHGYFSVGDLDEASKWILDPFLFNLDFVDDGYLMKNDLAELRASGQILMEFETMKLEDFWCAQFTVFPSLAKTALKILIPFATTYLCELGFSSLLHFKTKSRGYLNMSDDIRVAISKKVPRFSDIIEQKLQLQKSL from the coding sequence ATGTCGAAGAAACGCAAATGGGACGATGACTATATTCGTTACTGGTTCACCTGTACAACGGAGGTTGATGGAACTCAGCGCCCACAGTGTGTATTGTGTAACTCTGTATTTTCAAACGCTGACCTCCGACCATCAAAACTGTCTGACCATTTTAACAGACAGCATGGTGGTATAGGTGGGCACGACCTCAATAGCCTGAAACATGTGCCAACACCATCTGATCAGAGTGAAACCCTGAAAGCGTTTGGAGTTGCATCTCAGGAGGATACCTTACTACAGGCATCATATCAGTTTGCGTATTTATGTGCCAAGGAGAAGAATCCTCATACAATAGCTGAAAAATTAGTGAAACCTTGTGCACTGGAAATAGCACAAATAGTTTTGGGACCAGATGCACAAAAGAAGCTTCAGCAGGTATCCTTATCAGATGATGTGATCCATTCTAGAATTGATGAAATGAGCCAGGATATCTTACAGCAAGTTCTAGAAGATATCAAAGCCAGTCCTCTTAAAGTGGGTATTCAGCTTGCTGAGACAACAGACATGGATGACTGCAGTCAGCTAATGGCATTTGTGCGATACATAAAGGAAAGAGAGATCGTAGAAGAATTCCTGTTCTGTGAACCATTGCAGTTAACAGTGAAAGGAAAAGATGTGTTCAATCTGTTCAGAGACTTCTTTTTGAAGCATAAAATAGCACTCGATGTATGTGGCTCTGTTTGTACTGACGGTGCCTCTTCTATCCTAGGAGAAAATTCAGAATTTGTTTCCTGTATGAAAAAAGAGGTACCTCATATCGTGATCACACATTGTTTGTTGAACCCTCATGAACTCGTCACAAAGACATTGCCTACAAAGCTGAGGGATGCTCTTTTTACTGTGGTGAGGGTAATAAATTTTATCAAAGGGCGAGCTCCAAATCATCGCCTGTTTCAGgctttttttgaagaaattggaATAGAGTATAGTGTTCTCCTTTTCCATACTGAAATGAGGTGGCTTTCCCGAGGCCAAATACTTActcatatttttgaaatgtatgaAGAAATAAATCAGTTTCTTCACCACCAAAGCAGCAATTTAGTTGATGGCTTTGAAAACAAAGAGTTTAAAATTCACCTAGCATACCTTGCAGATTTATTCAAACACCTAAATGAACTTAGTGCATCTATGCAAAGGACTGGAATGAACACAGTGTCAGCTAGAGAGAAGTTGTCTGCTTTTGTTAGGAAGTTTCCATTTTGGCTAAAGCgaattgagaaaagaaattttaccaACTTTCCTTTTCTTGAAGAAATCGTTGTTTCAGATAATGAAGCATTATGCATTGCAGCTGAAATAACAGTGCACCTGCAACAGATGAGCAACTTCTTCCACGGATATTTCTCTGTTGGAGATCTTGATGAGGCAAGTAAATGGATACTGgatccatttctttttaatttggacTTTGTCGATGATGGCTATTTAATGAAAAATGATCTTGCTGAATTACGAGCTAGTGGCCAAATCCTAATGGAATTTGAGACAATGAAGCTTGAGGATTTCTGGTGTGCTCAATTCACAGTGTTTCCAAGCCTAGCAAAGACAGCTCTAAAAATCCTTATACCGTTTGCAACTACATATCTTTGTGAGTTGGGATTTTCAtcacttttgcattttaaaacaaagtccagAGGCTACTTGAATATGAGTGATGACATCCGTGTGGCTATTTCAAAAAAAGTTCCTCGTTTCTCAGACATCATTGAACAAAAACTACAGCTACAGAAGTCACTGTAA